In a genomic window of Paraburkholderia phenazinium:
- a CDS encoding class I SAM-dependent methyltransferase gives MSHDPASTVTLAPQNIYDDTTFFEGYKALRDNDTGLNGVLEIPALHRLLPDLSNLQVLDLGCGFGEFARFARTQGAASVTGVDISKRMLEEAATRTSDASVMYLHCPIEHYQPAPDAFDLVVSSLALHYIEDYAALVERVFQCLKPGGRFLFSVEHPVCTAYPAGWARDNEGRKRHWPVDHYRQEGKRDTRWFVDGVIKYHRTVETYINTLIQAGFRLEHLGEPAPSAEALKVRPTLEDDCRRPPFLFLRALRPVG, from the coding sequence GTGAGCCATGATCCCGCATCAACTGTCACCCTGGCGCCGCAGAACATTTACGACGATACGACCTTCTTCGAAGGCTATAAAGCGCTTCGCGACAACGACACAGGCCTGAACGGCGTATTGGAAATTCCCGCCCTGCATCGCCTGTTGCCTGATCTCTCGAACCTGCAGGTGCTCGATCTGGGCTGCGGCTTCGGCGAGTTCGCGCGTTTTGCGCGAACGCAAGGCGCGGCCTCCGTGACCGGTGTCGATATCTCGAAGCGAATGCTCGAAGAAGCCGCCACACGGACAAGCGATGCGTCGGTGATGTATCTGCATTGCCCGATCGAGCACTACCAGCCGGCACCGGATGCCTTCGACCTCGTCGTATCCTCGCTTGCGCTGCATTACATCGAAGACTATGCGGCGCTGGTCGAGCGCGTGTTTCAATGCCTGAAGCCGGGTGGTCGCTTTCTGTTCTCGGTGGAGCATCCGGTGTGCACCGCGTATCCGGCAGGCTGGGCTCGCGATAACGAGGGTCGCAAACGACACTGGCCGGTCGATCACTACCGTCAGGAAGGCAAACGGGATACGCGCTGGTTTGTCGATGGCGTGATCAAGTATCACCGCACCGTTGAAACCTACATCAACACGCTGATCCAGGCGGGCTTCCGGCTCGAGCATCTCGGCGAACCGGCGCCTTCCGCAGAGGCCTTGAAGGTTCGTCCCACGCTCGAGGACGATTGCCGTCGGCCGCCGTTTCTGTTTTTACGCGCTTTGCGGCCAGTGGGTTAG
- a CDS encoding VOC family protein gives MSDLPSRPSLGAAVYYDDAFAALDWLEKAFGFERQFVVTDEDGQLAHSEMRFGDSYVMVCRAWNEDMASPQTLGGKNTQSVHVQLRDGIDAHCARARAAGAVITREPEDQFYGDRVYAARDPEGHVWSFGQTLRQVSREEAEQATGLKIDGWV, from the coding sequence ATGAGCGACCTGCCTTCACGCCCATCGTTGGGCGCCGCGGTGTACTACGACGATGCGTTTGCCGCGCTGGACTGGCTCGAGAAGGCCTTTGGCTTCGAGCGTCAGTTCGTCGTCACGGACGAAGACGGACAACTTGCCCATTCGGAAATGCGTTTCGGCGATAGCTATGTAATGGTCTGCCGCGCATGGAACGAGGACATGGCGAGCCCTCAGACGTTGGGCGGCAAGAACACGCAGTCGGTGCATGTGCAACTGCGCGATGGCATTGACGCCCATTGCGCCCGGGCGCGCGCAGCCGGCGCGGTGATCACGCGCGAACCGGAGGATCAGTTCTACGGCGATCGCGTCTATGCGGCGCGCGACCCGGAAGGCCACGTCTGGAGTTTCGGCCAGACGTTGCGCCAGGTGTCGCGCGAAGAGGCCGAACAGGCCACTGGCCTGAAAATAGACGGCTGGGTGTGA
- a CDS encoding DUF6566 family protein — MQTHTVSYGEFEIVVRPERNARGAWIADVSVSRGAQTIVDTRPSTVQPEWLNEEEAIRDGIEWGRRFIDREFNTHESGSWVAARSRAERWFRDAEES, encoded by the coding sequence ATGCAGACACACACTGTTTCGTACGGCGAATTCGAAATCGTCGTGCGGCCCGAGCGAAACGCGCGCGGTGCTTGGATCGCAGACGTGAGTGTGAGTCGCGGCGCGCAAACCATTGTCGATACGCGACCGTCTACTGTTCAGCCGGAATGGTTGAACGAGGAGGAAGCGATCAGAGACGGGATCGAATGGGGCCGCCGTTTTATCGACCGTGAGTTCAACACGCACGAATCCGGCTCCTGGGTGGCGGCCCGTTCGCGTGCGGAACGCTGGTTCCGCGACGCCGAGGAATCGTAG
- a CDS encoding rubredoxin — protein sequence MYKKGVALEIQFAPQRLNDGAGDPYWIDLTLTEAQSLLQTLQTQLAANSAGTAAPLVVSLDDAQASREAQSADSSVSVDAQEVSASSEFKQWVCVICGWIYDEAAGVPEEGIAPGTRWADVPVDWRCPLCDVGKEDFALVEF from the coding sequence ATGTATAAAAAGGGCGTGGCCTTAGAAATTCAGTTTGCCCCTCAGCGACTCAACGATGGGGCCGGCGATCCGTACTGGATCGATCTGACGCTGACGGAAGCGCAGAGTCTGCTTCAGACGCTACAGACGCAGTTAGCCGCGAACAGCGCGGGGACCGCCGCGCCGCTGGTCGTGAGCCTCGATGACGCGCAAGCTTCGCGCGAAGCGCAGTCCGCCGATTCGTCTGTATCCGTCGACGCGCAGGAGGTGTCGGCCAGCAGCGAGTTCAAGCAGTGGGTGTGCGTGATCTGCGGCTGGATCTACGACGAAGCGGCTGGCGTGCCGGAAGAGGGCATTGCCCCCGGCACCCGCTGGGCCGATGTGCCCGTTGATTGGCGCTGCCCGCTGTGCGACGTGGGCAAGGAAGATTTCGCGCTGGTCGAGTTCTAG
- a CDS encoding TraR/DksA family transcriptional regulator, with protein MPAQPTPLSTEFIAQQRTRLEALRREVLGEEENTIARGRADEQEHGEEAEEFEDDAQGMAQDEVNQALRNANDRRIQNIQRALQKIADGTYGFSDASGDPIPKARLEAVPEAIFTVEEESRRETNT; from the coding sequence ATGCCGGCGCAACCCACCCCATTGAGTACGGAGTTCATTGCGCAGCAGCGTACGCGTCTGGAAGCGCTGCGCCGGGAAGTGCTGGGCGAAGAAGAAAATACGATCGCGCGTGGCCGTGCAGACGAGCAGGAGCACGGCGAGGAAGCTGAGGAGTTCGAAGACGACGCACAGGGCATGGCCCAGGATGAAGTCAATCAGGCGCTACGTAATGCGAACGACCGTCGCATTCAAAACATCCAGCGGGCGCTGCAGAAGATTGCGGACGGCACCTACGGCTTCTCCGATGCCAGTGGCGACCCGATACCGAAGGCCCGCCTCGAAGCGGTTCCCGAGGCAATCTTTACCGTCGAAGAAGAAAGCAGGCGCGAAACGAATACATGA
- a CDS encoding GFA family protein, with amino-acid sequence MAFEQSPFFEGGCTCRAVRYRMTSKPLFVHCCHCRWCQRETGTAFALNALIEADRVELLQGEIELVDTPSLSGKGQRIARCPTCHVAVWSHYAGGGNAVCFVRVGTLDEPDRFPPDIHIFTASKQPWVVLPEGTFAVEEFYKASIYWPQESLERRAALAARK; translated from the coding sequence ATGGCTTTCGAACAATCTCCTTTCTTCGAAGGCGGCTGTACTTGCCGCGCGGTGCGTTACCGCATGACGAGCAAGCCGCTGTTCGTTCACTGCTGTCACTGCCGCTGGTGTCAGCGCGAAACCGGCACCGCCTTTGCGCTCAACGCCTTGATCGAGGCGGACCGCGTCGAACTGCTGCAAGGGGAGATTGAACTTGTCGATACGCCGTCGCTAAGCGGTAAGGGGCAAAGAATTGCCCGCTGTCCGACATGTCATGTGGCGGTGTGGAGCCACTATGCAGGAGGGGGCAATGCGGTTTGTTTTGTTCGGGTGGGGACGCTCGATGAGCCTGATCGTTTCCCACCGGACATTCATATTTTCACCGCGTCTAAACAACCTTGGGTCGTGCTGCCGGAAGGCACGTTTGCGGTTGAAGAGTTTTACAAGGCTTCCATTTATTGGCCGCAGGAGAGTCTTGAGCGGCGTGCCGCGCTTGCGGCTCGGAAGTAG
- the moaA gene encoding GTP 3',8-cyclase MoaA yields MAAETEYRHRVSVSDASPPLDKLNRPLRDLRLSVIDQCNFRCTYCMPRDTFGPDYPFLPSAQRLSFEQMVKLAKAFALLGVEKIRITGGEPLLRRGLEALIEQLAKLTTASGKPMELALTTNGSLLAAKARSLRDAGLNRVTVSLDAVDDAVFRRMSDVDMPVSRILDGIETARAVGLAPIKVNAVVERGVNDSQILPLVRQFKGSGVAVRFIEYMDVGGAGGWSNTKVITARETRQIVEAEFPLIPIVSPEQMGTAVTYRHADGKGDVGFIASVSQPFCGTCTRARVSADGQLYTCLFATQGTDLRPWLADNASVEQLATAVRGRWIQRDDRYSELRSAPRRPGSAKVYPTVRMSLVGG; encoded by the coding sequence ATCGCCGCAGAAACGGAATACCGCCATCGCGTATCCGTCAGCGATGCCTCGCCCCCCCTCGACAAACTCAATCGGCCGCTGCGCGATCTGCGTCTGTCCGTCATCGATCAGTGCAATTTTCGCTGCACGTACTGCATGCCGCGCGACACCTTCGGCCCGGACTATCCCTTCCTGCCGTCTGCGCAACGCCTGTCGTTCGAACAGATGGTCAAGCTCGCGAAAGCGTTCGCTCTGCTCGGCGTGGAGAAGATCCGCATCACCGGCGGCGAGCCGCTCCTGCGCCGTGGGCTCGAAGCGCTAATTGAACAGCTCGCGAAACTGACCACCGCCAGCGGCAAGCCGATGGAGCTCGCACTCACGACAAACGGCTCCCTGCTCGCCGCGAAGGCACGCTCGCTGCGCGACGCCGGCCTCAATCGCGTGACGGTCAGCCTCGACGCGGTGGACGATGCCGTATTCCGCCGTATGAGCGACGTCGACATGCCTGTGTCGCGGATCCTGGACGGTATCGAAACAGCACGCGCGGTCGGACTCGCGCCGATCAAGGTCAACGCGGTGGTCGAGCGGGGCGTCAATGACAGCCAGATCCTGCCGCTGGTCCGGCAGTTCAAGGGCAGCGGCGTGGCCGTGCGCTTTATCGAATACATGGACGTCGGCGGTGCGGGCGGCTGGTCGAACACGAAGGTGATCACGGCGCGCGAAACGCGGCAAATCGTCGAAGCCGAGTTCCCGTTGATCCCCATCGTCAGTCCTGAGCAGATGGGTACGGCCGTCACCTATCGCCATGCGGATGGTAAGGGCGACGTCGGGTTCATCGCGAGCGTCTCGCAACCGTTCTGCGGGACGTGCACGCGCGCCCGCGTATCGGCCGACGGTCAACTTTATACGTGTCTGTTCGCCACCCAGGGCACGGACCTCAGACCCTGGCTCGCTGACAACGCCTCCGTCGAGCAACTGGCAACGGCGGTGCGCGGCCGGTGGATCCAGCGCGACGACCGCTATTCCGAACTGCGTTCGGCGCCGCGCAGGCCGGGATCGGCAAAGGTTTATCCCACCGTGCGGATGTCGCTGGTCGGCGGTTGA
- a CDS encoding DUF4118 domain-containing protein, whose product MKIQNAKRWAPRGSRAWLAACLALAVASGVRLLLNPFVGPAMPGAFFCVAATLIEYFFGLGPALTVMLVGLVIADYLFVPPYADFSVFDYHDVRLLLSYPTLTIFIIALIERLRRMQFRAELFASVAKSRYEMLLRADNNRALRLRTIDETHRLLRHLPHYHDTIILIQALDRKASLRPDAEHAASSASTLPHTSAPGSRFSSVHPADIARLQNTLSPGSHRLRVKSGEHHYKPVDCVGERFTTHAGDFLVLRIED is encoded by the coding sequence GTGAAAATTCAAAACGCCAAACGGTGGGCGCCACGCGGTTCCCGGGCCTGGCTTGCCGCGTGCCTGGCTTTGGCGGTGGCGAGCGGGGTACGCCTTTTACTCAATCCATTCGTCGGTCCGGCCATGCCGGGCGCATTCTTCTGCGTCGCCGCCACCCTCATCGAATATTTTTTCGGGCTGGGGCCGGCTTTGACCGTGATGCTGGTCGGACTCGTGATTGCCGACTATCTGTTTGTTCCCCCTTATGCGGATTTCTCGGTATTCGATTACCACGACGTCAGGCTGCTGCTTTCGTATCCAACCTTGACGATCTTCATCATTGCCCTGATCGAACGGCTGCGGCGCATGCAGTTCCGTGCCGAGCTATTCGCGTCAGTGGCGAAATCGCGCTATGAAATGCTGCTGCGCGCGGACAATAACCGTGCGCTGCGACTTCGCACGATCGACGAAACGCATCGCCTGCTGCGCCATCTGCCTCACTACCACGACACCATTATTCTGATTCAGGCGCTCGACCGGAAAGCGTCGTTGCGTCCGGATGCCGAGCACGCCGCCAGCAGCGCCAGCACGCTGCCGCATACCAGTGCGCCGGGCAGCCGTTTTTCCTCGGTCCATCCGGCCGATATCGCACGTCTGCAAAACACGCTTTCGCCCGGCAGTCATCGCTTGCGCGTCAAGAGCGGCGAGCACCACTACAAGCCTGTCGATTGCGTCGGCGAGCGATTTACGACACACGCCGGCGATTTCCTGGTCCTGCGCATCGAGGATTAA
- a CDS encoding class I SAM-dependent methyltransferase — protein MKALSPVETYLQDFHQREPGATSAAFAHLRAHSSAADYASTYDALVACVPASTAPLTVLDLACGDGHLLKLLLDRPGPSLKLIGVDMSQGELDVARATLPDSVALLKERAQELSVETGSVDCLLSHMAIMLMDDIEAVIKEIRRVLRPQGQFATVVGRSFLLGEANKVLRDVLLPVLKEDAGLLPFGDARTRSNEGWTELLKHDFENVQFEDLDVDWEPLPHELWDSLTKTYDIDRLSAPAKARLREDVIHALSGLQQSDGTIRTGWGIRLVRAQAKP, from the coding sequence ATGAAAGCACTGTCCCCTGTCGAGACGTATCTGCAAGACTTCCATCAGCGTGAGCCCGGTGCCACGAGCGCCGCGTTCGCCCACCTTCGTGCCCACTCCAGCGCGGCCGACTACGCCTCGACCTATGACGCCCTTGTCGCATGCGTCCCGGCGTCGACGGCGCCGCTGACGGTCCTCGATCTTGCCTGCGGCGACGGACATCTGCTCAAGCTGCTCTTAGACCGACCGGGGCCGTCGCTGAAGCTGATTGGCGTCGACATGAGCCAAGGCGAACTGGACGTCGCGCGGGCCACGCTTCCGGACTCCGTCGCGCTGTTGAAGGAACGCGCGCAGGAACTGTCCGTCGAAACGGGCAGCGTCGACTGCCTGCTGTCGCACATGGCCATCATGCTGATGGACGATATCGAAGCGGTGATCAAGGAAATCCGGCGCGTGCTGCGTCCGCAAGGGCAATTCGCCACGGTGGTGGGACGCAGCTTTTTGCTCGGCGAAGCGAACAAGGTTTTGCGCGACGTTCTCCTGCCCGTTCTCAAGGAAGATGCAGGATTGCTCCCGTTCGGCGACGCCCGAACTCGCAGCAACGAAGGATGGACCGAACTGCTCAAGCACGACTTCGAAAACGTGCAGTTCGAAGACCTGGACGTCGATTGGGAACCGCTACCTCATGAACTGTGGGACTCGCTGACCAAAACCTACGATATCGACCGGCTCTCCGCACCGGCCAAAGCGCGGCTGCGTGAAGATGTGATTCACGCGCTATCAGGCTTGCAGCAAAGCGACGGGACCATCCGCACGGGCTGGGGCATTCGGTTGGTCCGCGCGCAAGCGAAGCCTTGA
- a CDS encoding winged helix-turn-helix domain-containing protein encodes MDHLDETIHQPVRLKIMAALKALPNREPIEFVRLRTIVDATEGNLGAHLATLEKCGYIEITKDFVGKKPRTRVALTTAGRRAFERYVDYLRGILDGTP; translated from the coding sequence ATGGATCATCTAGACGAAACCATCCACCAGCCGGTTCGGCTCAAGATCATGGCAGCGCTCAAGGCGTTGCCCAACCGCGAGCCCATCGAATTTGTCCGGCTGCGCACCATCGTCGACGCCACTGAAGGCAATCTCGGCGCGCATCTCGCCACACTGGAGAAGTGCGGCTACATCGAGATCACTAAAGACTTTGTCGGCAAGAAACCGCGCACGCGCGTAGCGCTGACCACAGCGGGCCGGCGCGCGTTCGAGCGCTACGTCGATTACCTGCGCGGCATTCTCGACGGTACGCCTTGA
- a CDS encoding GNAT family N-acetyltransferase: protein MMTPSVSFQSTLYGRVKKCKDSVCAILGLGRRLLLVQGQQVCAPGPFGRVAASPQTRVKNEMNDTKQPYPTVVQTRRFVLSPLRATHAERMFEGLSDERGYDFIPEMPPANVGALADRYTRLEGQVSRDGQEVWLNWVIGSASEPTLYGHVQFTIRPAEQRAFVAYFVFPRYQRQGIASETVAAALSSVAATFQVTQIDAEIDTRNAASIALVESLGFVRTRVVEHADEFKGAVSDEYHYSFHVSGKR, encoded by the coding sequence ATGATGACTCCATCGGTGTCGTTTCAGAGTACTCTATACGGCAGAGTGAAAAAGTGCAAGGACTCTGTTTGTGCGATTTTGGGGTTGGGGCGCCGTCTGTTGCTGGTTCAGGGTCAGCAGGTGTGCGCGCCAGGACCATTTGGTAGAGTGGCGGCGTCACCGCAAACCAGAGTCAAGAACGAGATGAACGACACAAAACAACCCTACCCGACTGTTGTTCAAACCCGGCGATTCGTCCTCTCGCCACTTAGGGCGACTCATGCCGAACGGATGTTCGAGGGACTCAGTGACGAACGAGGCTACGACTTTATCCCCGAGATGCCGCCTGCCAACGTGGGCGCATTGGCGGACCGATACACACGCCTGGAAGGTCAAGTCTCGCGTGACGGTCAGGAAGTCTGGTTGAATTGGGTGATCGGTTCGGCGAGCGAGCCGACGCTATACGGCCACGTGCAGTTCACGATCAGACCGGCTGAGCAGCGCGCGTTCGTTGCCTATTTCGTTTTTCCGCGCTATCAGCGGCAGGGGATCGCGTCGGAGACGGTGGCCGCCGCCTTGTCGAGCGTGGCCGCGACATTTCAGGTCACCCAGATCGACGCGGAGATCGATACGCGAAACGCAGCATCGATCGCGCTGGTGGAGTCGTTGGGCTTCGTTCGCACTCGCGTGGTCGAGCATGCCGATGAATTCAAGGGCGCCGTCAGCGATGAATACCACTATTCGTTCCACGTGTCCGGCAAGCGCTAG
- a CDS encoding alpha/beta hydrolase: MLHGLSSSPLEMRFLARHLNNEGFTAFAPVLDGYSAGTSERDMQAWVDAAVHEFDKLAKRYARVSVCGLSVGAALALAVVNQRPTAHAVVLLSVTLSYDGWAIPWYRFLLGWAYYTPLRSRWRYREASPFGLRNEALRAKIARAMQRNGISEVGPSTISLPALREASRLATRVRAKLADIATDCLIIHAIDDETANPRNAHYVAAKIASPFLRTIYLDDSYHMITSDNEREIVASETAAFLRESEAARGIGNGAKSQVVSKALARRLRQLAALGS, from the coding sequence ATGCTGCACGGCCTGTCGAGTTCACCGCTCGAAATGCGCTTTCTCGCGCGTCATCTGAACAACGAGGGCTTCACCGCTTTTGCGCCAGTGCTGGACGGCTACAGCGCGGGGACGAGCGAACGCGACATGCAGGCATGGGTCGACGCCGCCGTGCACGAGTTCGACAAACTCGCCAAGCGCTATGCCCGCGTCTCGGTATGCGGCTTGTCGGTGGGCGCCGCGCTGGCGCTGGCGGTCGTCAACCAGCGGCCGACGGCGCATGCGGTCGTGCTGCTGTCGGTCACGCTCTCGTACGACGGTTGGGCGATCCCGTGGTACCGCTTTCTGCTTGGCTGGGCGTACTACACGCCGCTGCGCAGCCGTTGGCGATATCGCGAGGCGTCGCCGTTCGGACTACGCAACGAAGCGCTGCGCGCCAAGATCGCTCGCGCCATGCAGCGCAACGGCATCAGCGAAGTCGGACCGTCGACCATTTCACTGCCCGCGCTACGCGAGGCCAGCCGGCTTGCGACACGCGTGCGTGCAAAGCTCGCGGATATCGCCACCGACTGCCTGATCATCCATGCCATCGACGATGAGACCGCGAATCCTCGCAACGCGCACTACGTCGCAGCGAAGATTGCCTCGCCGTTCCTGCGCACGATCTACCTCGACGACTCGTATCACATGATCACGTCGGACAACGAACGCGAAATCGTGGCCAGCGAGACCGCCGCGTTCCTGCGCGAGAGCGAAGCCGCGCGCGGCATCGGCAACGGCGCGAAATCGCAGGTCGTATCGAAGGCGCTGGCGCGGCGCCTGAGGCAACTGGCCGCGTTGGGAAGCTGA
- a CDS encoding penicillin acylase family protein, translated as MRLIPLLIRSARLLLAVPIALALLSCTAPSSDIQQHADTGTPAYRVEIRRTALGIPHLKADDWGSLGYGYGYVEAQDNLCTMADAFVTFRGERSRYFGADAKPASEATFGQPTNLDADFFFRFIDDNAAVTRYRNAQSEPMRALVDGFASGYNRYVDELTHGESAGAHAACRSAPWVGKISSADIYRRLYALNLAGGAARFASAIATAQPPGAVTESQPHQAASATPLRSPATPQGSPASLSVAATAPLAHFGGHEGVGSNGLAFGADATHNDSALLFGNPHWFWTGPDRFYQAQLTIPGKLDVSGVSLLGVPVTMIGFNRDVAWTHTVSTAARFGLFQLSLVAGSPTSYQYDGHVETMTPTRVTVQVRAADGALHPVTRTLYRSRFGPLVNLSSKSPALAWNAQQAFALRDINADNFRVFENFLEWNQARSLDDFIRIQKRNAAMPWVNTFAIGRDDPRVWYADIGAVPDVPDRLAQSCTTAIGKAFARFMPGVPFLDGAHSACDWQVERDSVQPQALPVAHMPSLLRRDYVGNFNGSFWLANPAEPLTGYARVIGASDTAQSLRTRLGHTIAAQLQADPAGVSAGALQRVALDSRSMSAILFKQPVLDRLCTTDSATTTSAPASAPLADGSRGSANAGDLQQACTVLAAWNDTGAVDARGATLWDEFWRRLDDLPASQLYAVPFDPQRPLTTPSGIAVDRAKLATAMRAALAALQSAGIPIDAPRSQALYVQRNDERIPLFGGCSEGGYFTAACAQHPFDQRAYSMDVNPDGNSYLQIVRFEQGEVVADTMLASSESDDPASPHYADGTRKYAKQRWLRVPFSDAAIARDAAAAAQVLTAPASLNGASR; from the coding sequence ATGCGTCTGATACCTTTGCTGATCCGCAGCGCGCGTCTGCTGCTCGCTGTCCCTATCGCGCTTGCCCTACTCAGTTGCACTGCACCTTCCTCAGACATCCAGCAGCACGCCGACACCGGCACGCCGGCTTACCGGGTCGAGATCCGCCGCACTGCGCTGGGCATTCCGCATCTGAAGGCGGACGATTGGGGCAGCCTTGGCTACGGGTATGGCTACGTGGAGGCGCAGGACAACCTGTGCACGATGGCCGATGCCTTCGTGACCTTCCGGGGCGAGCGTTCACGCTACTTCGGCGCCGATGCCAAGCCCGCAAGCGAGGCCACCTTCGGTCAACCGACCAATCTCGACGCGGACTTCTTCTTCCGCTTCATCGACGACAATGCGGCCGTGACGCGCTACCGCAACGCCCAGAGCGAACCGATGCGCGCGCTGGTCGACGGTTTCGCGAGCGGTTACAACCGCTATGTGGACGAGCTCACCCACGGTGAATCTGCCGGCGCGCATGCGGCCTGCCGCTCGGCGCCGTGGGTGGGCAAGATCAGCTCGGCGGACATCTACCGGCGTCTCTATGCGTTGAATCTCGCGGGCGGCGCGGCGCGCTTCGCGTCCGCCATTGCAACGGCTCAGCCGCCCGGCGCGGTCACGGAATCGCAACCGCATCAGGCCGCCTCGGCCACGCCGCTGCGCTCACCAGCCACGCCGCAAGGTTCGCCGGCCTCGCTTAGCGTGGCCGCCACCGCGCCGCTCGCCCATTTCGGCGGCCATGAAGGCGTGGGCAGCAACGGACTCGCGTTCGGTGCGGATGCGACGCACAACGACAGCGCCCTCCTGTTCGGCAATCCGCATTGGTTCTGGACCGGACCGGACCGGTTCTACCAGGCACAACTGACGATTCCCGGTAAGCTCGACGTCAGCGGTGTGTCGCTTCTCGGCGTCCCCGTAACGATGATCGGCTTTAACCGCGATGTCGCGTGGACCCATACGGTCTCCACCGCAGCGCGTTTCGGTCTGTTTCAGTTAAGCCTCGTGGCGGGGTCGCCCACGTCCTATCAATACGATGGACACGTGGAAACGATGACCCCCACGCGCGTGACGGTCCAGGTCCGTGCGGCCGATGGCGCCCTGCATCCAGTCACGCGAACGCTATACCGCTCGCGCTTCGGTCCTCTGGTCAACCTGAGTTCGAAATCGCCAGCGCTTGCGTGGAATGCACAGCAGGCGTTCGCGCTGCGCGATATCAACGCCGACAACTTCCGCGTCTTCGAAAACTTCCTTGAGTGGAATCAGGCGCGCTCGCTCGATGACTTCATCCGCATCCAGAAACGCAATGCGGCGATGCCGTGGGTCAATACGTTCGCGATCGGCCGCGACGATCCGCGCGTGTGGTACGCGGACATCGGCGCCGTACCCGATGTCCCCGATCGTCTCGCGCAAAGCTGCACGACGGCGATCGGCAAGGCGTTCGCTCGCTTCATGCCTGGCGTGCCGTTCCTCGACGGCGCACACAGCGCATGCGACTGGCAGGTCGAGCGCGACTCCGTGCAGCCGCAAGCGTTGCCGGTCGCCCACATGCCGAGCCTGCTGCGGCGCGACTATGTCGGCAATTTCAACGGCAGCTTCTGGCTCGCCAATCCGGCCGAACCGCTGACGGGCTATGCACGCGTGATCGGCGCAAGCGACACCGCGCAGTCCCTGCGTACCCGCCTTGGCCACACCATCGCCGCGCAACTGCAGGCCGATCCGGCAGGCGTGTCGGCCGGCGCGCTGCAGCGTGTGGCGTTGGACAGCCGCTCGATGTCGGCGATCCTCTTCAAGCAGCCTGTGCTCGATCGCTTGTGCACGACTGATTCGGCAACCACGACGTCAGCACCGGCGTCCGCGCCGCTCGCGGATGGCTCACGAGGGTCCGCTAACGCCGGCGATCTGCAGCAGGCATGCACGGTTCTGGCAGCATGGAACGATACGGGCGCGGTCGATGCACGCGGCGCGACGCTGTGGGACGAATTCTGGCGACGCCTCGACGATCTTCCCGCTTCGCAGTTATACGCCGTGCCGTTCGATCCGCAGCGGCCGTTGACGACGCCGTCCGGCATCGCGGTCGACCGCGCCAAACTCGCGACAGCGATGCGCGCGGCACTCGCGGCCTTGCAGAGCGCCGGCATCCCTATCGACGCCCCGCGCAGCCAGGCGCTCTACGTACAACGCAATGACGAGCGCATTCCACTGTTCGGCGGCTGCAGCGAGGGCGGTTATTTCACTGCAGCGTGCGCCCAGCATCCTTTCGATCAGCGTGCGTATTCGATGGACGTCAATCCGGACGGCAACAGCTATCTGCAGATAGTGCGGTTCGAGCAGGGCGAGGTCGTGGCGGACACGATGCTCGCCTCATCGGAATCGGATGATCCCGCTTCTCCGCACTACGCCGACGGCACGCGCAAGTACGCGAAGCAACGCTGGTTGCGCGTGCCGTTCAGCGACGCAGCGATTGCGCGCGATGCGGCAGCGGCCGCTCAAGTGCTGACGGCACCGGCTTCGTTGAATGGGGCGTCGCGCTAG
- a CDS encoding ester cyclase: protein MTESTSEQVAQATIKAFYEAVEKKSVTLLRAVVTPDWEYVPEPAGATLGPDQMIPIFDNLATALPDMRITILDVLVHGDRVGVRAEVSGTQSGELLGIAASSKHIQFAIHSFHQMRGNLIAKTWHLEDWLSVFRQLGELPKGLEGQ, encoded by the coding sequence ATGACCGAAAGCACCAGCGAACAGGTGGCGCAGGCAACGATTAAGGCGTTCTACGAGGCCGTCGAGAAGAAAAGCGTGACCTTGCTACGAGCGGTCGTCACCCCCGATTGGGAATATGTCCCGGAGCCCGCCGGAGCGACGCTGGGGCCCGACCAGATGATCCCCATCTTCGACAACCTCGCAACAGCGCTTCCCGATATGCGGATCACCATTCTCGACGTGCTGGTGCATGGCGACCGGGTGGGCGTTCGCGCGGAGGTGAGCGGCACGCAATCCGGCGAACTGCTTGGGATTGCTGCAAGCTCTAAACACATCCAGTTCGCGATTCACTCGTTCCATCAGATGCGCGGGAATCTGATTGCGAAGACATGGCATCTTGAGGATTGGCTTTCGGTGTTTCGTCAGTTGGGAGAGTTGCCCAAAGGGCTGGAGGGGCAGTGA